Proteins encoded by one window of Vigna radiata var. radiata cultivar VC1973A chromosome 5, Vradiata_ver6, whole genome shotgun sequence:
- the LOC106760892 gene encoding methylesterase 17, with amino-acid sequence MCVFFLTKKVERKMIVKAEKSMSEGGREEGDVVGVGLKQHFVLVHGIGGGSWCWYKIRCLMENSGYKVSCINLKSAGIDQSDADSLLFFDDYNKPLMDFMSSLPENEQVILVGHSAGGLSITQACHKFSNKIRLAVYVAATMLKSGFLTEQDLKDGVPDLSEYGDVYELGFGLGHDKPPTSALVKKEFQRKILYPLSPQEDSTLAEMLLRPGPLVALTSAQFREEGGEGVEKVPRVYIRTKQDKVVKAEQQEAMIKKWPPSTVYELDTDHSPFFSSPFLLFGFLLKAAALDVGVHATAS; translated from the exons atgtgtgtgttttttctGACGAAGAaggttgaaagaaaaatgatagtTAAGGCAGAGAAAAGTATGAGTGAGGGAGGTAGGGAAGAAGgagatgttgttggtgttggGTTGAAGCAGCACTTTGTGCTTGTACATGGCATAGGTGGGGGAAGTTGGTGTTGGTACAAAATCCGATGCCTTATGGAGAATTCTGGCTATAAGGTGTCATGCATAAACCTGAAAAGTGCTGGAATTGATCAATCTGATGCAGATTCTTTGCTGTTCTTTGATGATTATAATAAACCTCTAATGGATTTCATGTCTTCTTTGCCTGAGAATGAACAG GTTATATTGGTGGGGCACAGCGCTGGAGGCTTGAGCATTACTCAGGCCTGTCACAAGTTTTCAAATAAGATCCGTTTAGCTGTTTATGTGGCTGCCACTATGCTCAAATCGGGATTTTTGACCGAACAAGATCTCAAAGAT GGTGTGCCGGACTTATCTGAATATGGGGATGTGTACGAGCTAGGATTCGGATTGGGACATGATAAGCCTCCAACCAGTGCTTTGGTGAAGAAAGAATTTCAACGCAAAATCCTCTACCCTTTGAGCCCTCAAGAG GATTCAACCTTGGCTGAGATGCTGTTGAGGCCAGGGCCATTGGTAGCATTGACGAGTGCACAATTCAGAGAAGAGGGTGGTGAAGGAGTGGAGAAGGTGCCCCGCGTGTACATAAGGACAAAGCAAGACAAGGTGGTGAAGGCAGAGCAACAGGAAGCCATGATAAAGAAGTGGCCACCATCTACTGTGTATGAATTGGACACAGACCATAGCCCTTTCTTCTCTTCCCCATTCCTTCTCTTTGGCTTTCTTCTAAAAGCTGCAGCTTTGGATGTTGGAGTCCATGCAACTGCTTCATGA
- the LOC106760294 gene encoding uncharacterized protein LOC106760294, whose translation MLPPKLQDSGIFTIPCTIGELEVGKALIDLGDSINLMPLSMFKRIKGLELKPTRMTLQLADKSLKYPYGVAEDVIVKVDKFLFLVDFFIMEMEENEDAPLILGRPFMKMVGIVIDVENDKLKVRVQDEEVNFDVFQAMSHPKYDKACFQVDIVDELCMMQRARVHDISSLERTLIDEHEDLNEEEEKSIEGCVRDLESSKEIPTE comes from the coding sequence ATGTTACCCCCTAAGTTGCAAGATTCAGGGATTTTTACCATTCCATGTACCATAGGGGAGTTAGAAGTTGGAAAGGCTTTGATTGACTTGGGAGATAGCATTAATTTAATGCCCCTCTCTATGTTCAAGAGAATTAAAGGATTGGAACTTAAGCCGacaaggatgactcttcaattggCGGATAAATCTCTCAAATATCCATATGGAGTGGCTGAAGATGTAATAGTAAAGGTggacaaatttttatttctagtgGATTTTTTCataatggagatggaggagaatGAAGACGCGCCTctaattcttggaagaccatTTATGAAGATGGTCGGGATTGTGATTGATGTAGAGAATGACAAACTTAAAGTCAgagtgcaagatgaagaggtgaattTCGATGTGTTTCAAGCAATGTCACATCCTAAATATGATAAagcatgctttcaagtagatattGTGGATGAACTCTGTATGATGCAAAGGGCTAGGGTACATGATATATCTTCATTGGAAAGAACTCTTATTGATGAGCATGaagatttgaatgaagaagaggaaaaatcGATTGAAGGATGTGTTAGGGATTTGGAGTCATCAAAAGAAATCCCAACAGAATAg